One Leucoraja erinacea ecotype New England chromosome 18, Leri_hhj_1, whole genome shotgun sequence genomic window, TCAAAAGAGTTATTACACTAAGTAAACAGATAATAAACTCACCAAGTTTGAATTGGTAGTAGCCATCTTCATCTGAAGTCATCCGACTTGCCTCATACATGGGCCTGTCTCCATCTAATCTTTGTGTCCCACAACCAAATGCCACAAAGCCAAAATCACTTTGTAATATTAGAAGTGGTCGGTTAACGAGTTTCAAGATGAATTCTTGAGAAATATCTACAAACCAACAATCAAAATGTGTGGTTTAAATCTTCAGGGGTCTTTGATCAATTGTTGCACAGTTTTAGTAGGCAGAATACATATTTGGATCTTTCGATTTTTATTCCTTTATCTTTTTTGCTCTTTGTATGTTTTGGTCAGTGGTCATTTTGTGATCATTAGGTATACGTTGCTGATGTAGGCATTCAGAGTGTATCAGGGACTAATAACTTCCTGCTTATTTTATATTAATTTCTCTTCCTTCCCCACCCACCCAAAGGTGAAAGTCATTGCATGGCACCTTATTAATCGATTCATGGAATGCGATTAATATCAGCAGCAGTACCCAAGTTTGTCACTTGTGGAATAAAGGGCGATTAACAAAGTAAGGTCCTgcttaattttgaagtcatggATTATTCAGAACTCGTTCAAACTTAATACTGGCAAAATAAAAAAACATCTCTTCAGTCATTGGGAGGTTTGATGAAGGTCGTGTATTTGATGTTGTGCATCtgaactttcaaaagacatttgttaAAGTATTCATGATGGATGTCAGAAAATCAAAGTGTAttagatgtgtgtatatataaatgagCTAAGGCTCAGAAGTCAGAGTTACAGTGATCATTTGTTTATGAGATGAGGGGTTCTTCTATAGTAGTTTTTAGTAGGAGTTGGTAATGGGTTCCCTGCTCTTCTTTGATTTATATTAATGACAGGGACCTGGATATAATACAGGAAATAtttcaaagtttgcagatgatgacaGTTTTACAAATGTAAAAAGCGGGAAATAGGCAGACATTTaacaaattaaatgtaacattgggAAGCAGAAGGGAGTACGAgagaaacaaaatgaactgaATGGTTCACTTCTTAggtgaatggaggaccagagCATAAGTACCTAGCTATTTTAAGCTCGCAGGGCTGGTTGAAATAAAAGGGACACGAGACCCTTGATTTATGTAGAGACTAGATTACAAAATAAGGAAGCTATGTTCAGCCCTTATCAAGGATACAGAAGTGATTTGTATTGCAATGGTTTCAGGAATTAATGTTTTTTAGTTACTTGGCAAAGACcagagtcccctttgttcaatttaCAGCAGCATCAACAATAAGATTGCATGGAGATGAGGCAAAAAAAAGGGTTTAgtgggagaagggaaagattgTAGCTAATTTGGAATTATGGTAGTATAGCAATTAAGTAATGGTGGATTCCTACATTAAGCAGTAACCTAATTTGGTCCAATGGTAATAATTAGCCTCCACAGTGGCATTGGCTCACTTGGGCTGCTATAGCTAGGGTTTTGATCATGTGCTGGCTATGGCAGATGAGGAGAAAACAAATCAGCAAATGGTTTGGGAGCGGTCAAGGCGTGCATGGATCTGCGGTAATGTCACCAGATCTGATCTCCAGATAAAGACTTTCCTGAGACATAGAATGGAGTGGACATGCTCTAACTGTCCCTGAGCCAATGCTAGCAGCAGTAGTAATGTGGCCACAGATTAAGGCATCAATTCCTGCAGTTATCAGTGAGGTGATGCTTTGCTCTGTGCTCAACACTTCCAATAATTAGACTTTTATTGCACTAAAATGACTGGGAAGTGTGCATGGAGAATATAAAAGTGGTATCCCAGCAAGAACTCAAGAATTGCTGATTTTTGAGTAATGCAATTTTTGTTGAACAATGTGTTAAAGGTTATAAGTTGTGACTTTTTGATCCAAGTGGGCAGATCCTCAGAGGGATAGAGGGACCGAGGTGGAGctggttacctgaaattagagaactcAATGTCCATGCAATCAGATtgtaggcggaatatgaggtattgttcattcagtttgcatttggtctcattctggcaatggatgagGTCAAGGACAGACAGGTCAATGTAGGaataggagggaggaggggggtgcaaTTGGAAAGGTTAGCAACTGTGAGCTCTGGGTGACCATACAGTCACTTTGTCTTTAGTTGGTCTTTCCGGCATAGAGGAGGCCACGTCAAGATCATATgatgcagtagacgaggttggagaaggtgcaggtgaatctccgCCACACCTGGAATGATTGTCCATGTCCCTGGATGATGTTGAGAGTACAAGTGCTGCACCTTCAACAGTTgcaggggagggaagggtggggggggaatgaaCAAACCAGGGAGCATCGGAGAGAGAGTGGTCCTTGCAGAAAGCTGAAAGGGTTGGGAAGGGAAAGATGCGACAGGTCCTGGGAACACAGTGGAGCTggcagaaatgtcaaagaatgaTGTGCTGGATGTGAAGGGTGAACGTTTAATACCCAAGAGGAATCCCTATTCTGCTTGGGGGAAACAGGTTGTGAGCAGATGTGTGACAATTGGAAGAAATGCAGCTGAGGGCAACATCAACCACTTTAAGGTTGGGAGGAGGGGTTTAGCTCCATTTCCTGAAAAAGGAGAACATCTCCAAAGTCCTTGAGTGGAAGGtttaatctcttgtgtctccatacatTTGGTTTGTTGAATTGGAATCACAAGTTGAGAATTAACCCAGTTCGCTGCTGCTCTGAGTACTCTACCAGGCCATTGGAGGCAAATATATATGCATGCATTTATAAATAATAAATTGTTACTCACCAGCTGAAAAGTATCCTACCACAAGCTGACCAGTGGAATTTGTGATGAGGAGTTTTCCATCTCCTGTCTTTATCGTCACCTTAGGTCCATTGTACACAATATTAAACCAACAATCATCAGTCAGAATAGGGCTTCCCACAATCGTATTTTGAGGACCCtaaagacattttttttaaagtaatttgaTGCAAGTTTTGatacttttgtctatctttgactttGAACTTTTCCAATTTTCGTGGACTTGAACCATTATTCTGTTACTATCTCCACAGacactgtctggcctgctgattaGTTCCAATATTTCCTGCTTTGATTTAAAGAACAGAATTGTGGCCACTGACTCTCAACTGAACATTAAATGGTACATACAACATTGCAATAGTTAATCACATAGAACAATTTCTTAAGGCAATTGTGACTGGGCGCTTAACACTTAATATATATCAGCCACAAAAGAGTATAtatgccaaagatcttatagcagagctccgctataggatctttgatagaTACCAGACTGCCTCTGGACTGATATCATTGCAGCTCTTTTACACTGTTAGCTAAAACACAGATAACCTTTCCAACCATTATGCTCCACATTTTGAGGATTTGAAATCATAGCAACAAAACGATCAAATTTGGCAATTTACACCCAATCTGCACCTGATTACTTCACTCCCTACCAAGTTTCTCAATCAGATCTTTAATTAATTACTTACCACTGAAAGATAGTCCTTTCCAAAACCAAGAAAGCAAGCTTTCCTAGTCGTGTTATTGATGATTATCTGAAAGATTTCAGTGTCTGTTACTTGCGTCTGTAGAGCATGGACATCGGCATCTTACAAAGGATCACAATAGTACTTCAGTGAAAAATTACATGTGATTTATTTGCATTTATAAATTATAACTTTTTTGTCTGTTTTCATTTTCTCTCTTACTCAAAAGGTGGGTAGTAATTCGCAGAACTTGTTATGGTgcatgtggcgcagtggtagggctgctgccttacagcggcagagacccaggttcgatcctgattacgggcgttGCCTGTacagttctccctgtgtctgctgttttccctgggtgctcctgttacttcccacacttcaaaggcgtacaggtttgttggttaattggcttcggtaaaattgtaaattatccctactatgtaggataatgctaatgtacagggatccctggtctgtgtggactcggtggatcgaaaGGCCTGTCTCAgtgtagtatctctaaactaaattaaattaaactaaacctacaTGTCTATGTGAAGAGTGGATCAAGTTTTGAATGGAACTAGACGCTTCATGTTAACAAAAAGAATCAGGATTATTAGAAATATAGTAAAGTGACTCTGAATGGATGgctcaaaatatttattttatttttaatttatttatagtcatttatttatgtgtatttatttatttatttatttcatttttcttttcctTCCCAAGATGGTGCCTGTCTGTggccagcagcacagcagaaaatCATCAAATATAATAGTTCTCCGCTTACCTGTATAAAAGAAACAGCAGAAACCAGCGCTGTAACTGACAAGCTGCTAATGCATTTAAACGCATTAGTACTGTTGCGATCTACCGGCACCAACGGTGCTGCCAACTGCAAGGGAATTCCCGATCGCAGGGGAATCCCAGACCTGGCGGAGGATCGCAGGAACAGTatgtactgtacctggaaacaccaggaaggcctccattgtgtccggaaatgtGGCTGGCGGGTGCAGGACTACAAGTCAGACTGAAGTGCAGGGGACTACGGCTCCCTCTCACAACCACACTACTAGCCAATGCACAATCGCTTGGAAATAAAGTGGaggtcaaggctgctttatcaaagggaactgagagaatgctctgtgttctgtttcacagagacatggcttcaCCCCAAGCTCCCCAAACTCAgccgtccagcctgaaggtttctccatccaatGTATGGAGCGAACGCAggtatctgggaaagggagaggtgggggcatctgcctcatggtcaactcttcgtggtgctcagacgtggcagttctGTCTAACTTTTGCTCTTCGCACCTGCAACATCTGGCATGAAGTGCCGCTCCTTCTAcctcccgagggaattcacctccatcctcCTGACCGTGGCCTACATCCCAGGCAGATGTCCGTCTAGCATTGGATGAGCTGCATgccatggtcaacaagcacccGGAAGCCTTTACCATCATTGCTGGGGAcgtcaacaaagccaacctgaaaaaatCACTCCCAAACTACCACCAACATGTCGCCTGCAGTTTCAgaggattaaacacccttgaccactgctatacgaccatcaaggatgcctatcacTCTATCCCTTGCCCTCACTTTTGGAAATCCAACCATTTAGCGGTGCTGCTTCTTTCTGCATGCAGTCAGCTACTGAAaaacgcacccccagaggtgaggactgcacagagatggtctggggaggcagaggaacaacaaCAGGACTGCTTGGAATCAGTAGACTGGGTAATATTCAAGGACTCGGAAAAGGACCTGAATTAATTTGCCACATTTGTtacagactttgccttccatcacagtgaggaatgttgattccactgtggtggatgtttagacaatagacaataggtgcaggagtgggccattcggccctttgagccagcaccgccattcaatgtgatcatggctgatcattcccaatcagtaccccgttcctgccttctccccatatcccctgactccactatttttaagagccctatctagctctctcttgaaagcatccagagaacctgcctccaccgccctctgaggcagagaattccacagactcaccactctctgtgagaaaaagtatttcctcgtctccgttctaaattgcttactccttattcttaaactgtggcccctggttctggactcccacaacattgggaacatgtttcctgcctctagtgtgtccgagcccttaacaatcttatatgtttcaatgagaaaacctctcatccttctaaactcgagtgtacaagcccagctgctccattctctcagcatatgacagtcccgccatctctggaattaaccttgtaaacctatactgcactccctcaacagcaagaatgtccttcctcaaattagggagccaaaactgcacacaatactccaggtgtggtctcactagggctctgtacaactgcagaaggacctccttgctcctatattcgattcctcttgttggtcaacatgccactcgctttcttcactgcctgctgtacctgcatgcctactttaattgacaattggagtccacaagtggaAAGTtacattgattggacatgatttggaaaagcacacacctgtctatataaggtcccacacacagttgacagtgcatgtcagagcaaaaactaagccatgaagacaaaggaattgtccgtagatctCCGAGACAAGATTGTGTCAAGACGCAGATGTGgagagggtataaaacaatttctgcagcattgcaggtcccgaagagcacagtggcttccgtcattcttaaatggaagaactttgaaaccaccaggactcttcatagagctggctgcccggccaagctgagcaatcgggggagaagggcctttgtcagggaggtgaccaagaacctgttGGTCTCTgtagagatgggagaaccttccagaaggccaaatatatctgcagcactccactaatcaggcctttatggtagagtggccagacggaagcctcagtttcctcccacatctaccAAATACCAAGgacatgtgagtttgtaggttaattgggctctgcaaaattgcccctagtgtgtatggagtggatgagaaagtgggataacaggtgaatgggtgattgatggttggcgtggactcagtgggttgaagggcctgtttccaggctgcttctctaaactaaataaacagtatttgatgctgcctgacccactgtattCCTGCAGCAGATTGTGTCCTTTTTCTGtatatcagcacctgcagttccttgtttctacattattcAGCGTTCTTCTACAAACTTGGTAGGGAAGCTAAAATGATTCATGTTCCCATACCTAACATCTAAATTGTTTGTGAAATTTTCCATGACGTTTTCCAATGTCACAATGTCTTTTTTGCTTCTTACCTGGGCTAATACTGACATATTTGCAGCTAAACAGTGATCGAATGGTGACCTGGCCAAGGCTTGGGTCAGGTGAGAAGAGTTCATCCAGACTGGGACTGTCACATTTAAAAGTTCGAATATAGTTGTCCCTTCCGCTCAAAAATCTTCCATCAGTGTCCTTTAAGCAAAACATTCCACACCTTATCTCTGGGATGTACAACGTCCGTGATGACTGATATCCCTCAAGCTTTCCATTGCAGGCAATAAGATCTCCACAACTTGTCCTTATGCTGTATTTCTTCTCTTCAAGAACAAAATGAaaggcaacatttttttaaaatatcataCTAAATTTTAATATTATAACTTATTTGGATATTTCTAAGATTAATTGGTTAGTCAACAACAAAATTATGTTATAGCtctgtgtttaggaaggaactgcagatgctggaaaatcgaaggtacacaaaaatgctggagaaacccttgagtttcagcccgaaacgttgcctatttccttcgctccatagatgctgctgcacccgctgagtttctccagcatttttgtgtacctatgttaTAGCTCTGATTGAAATCACTCAAAATATTTATTCTCAATGCCTCTGTGGTCCACAATTATCACTCAATAGCTAACTTCCTTTTCTGTTCAAAGTCCTCGAAcaagtaggtttaggtttagttttattattgtcatgtctactgaggaacagtaaaaaaaaaactttgttttgcatactatctaATCAAACTAGATACAATCAAGCTGATCTCAAGTGCAACAAGTAGAGCAAAGGAagtgatacagagtgcagaatatacactatagttctcaacattataGCACAACAGTTTCGGAATCATTTATTAAATACATGCCCATATTTGAGGTTTACCACAGGATAATCTGGATCTGGATTTGTGATCTGGGTGCCAatgttaacatggtcagtacgtttgtggatgacaccaaaattggtggtgtaATAATGGTCAGTGGAGAAGATTATcgaagattacagcaggatctagatAAACTGGGGAAGGGAGACAAGgaatggcaggtggaatttaaccTAAACAAATACAAGGTGCTGCATTTGATGAATTAAACAAGGGCAAAacatgcacagtaaatggtaagaCCTTGAAGATTGTTGAAGAGCAAGAGACCTGGAggtgcaggtacattgttcccACAAAGTGgtgatgcaggtagactgggtagTGAAGGTGGCATTTGAGACACCTTCTTTCACTGATTAGGGCATTAGGAACAGGAGCTGGGATGTCATGCTACAACTGTGCAAGTCATTTATAGTCATTTCTATtttacatttctatgtttctattggcgagaccacagttggagtattatggacagttctggtcgcccagttataggaaggttatcattaagctggaaaggatgcagaaaagattcatgaggatgttattGAGGGCTTGAGATCATTAGCAGCTACACTTTCAGCTCCAAAAGTTTTAAACTCACAAGTTGCTATTATGTTATTCTATCTCTTTACCTCCCTCTTTAACCTGCCCCAAACACCTACTTATTTGACCAAATGTTTGGTTAGCTGATGAAAATATCATCTTATAAGCCACAGTGTAAGTCTTTTCTATTATAACACTTGTCTGAAACGCTTTACATTAACATTTTTATACAGGTTAATATTGTTGATAGTTCCAATCATGGCAGCACGATTGCTACAAATGGCATCACTTCCTCTGAAAAAGAATTCCAGCTCCAGTATCTCCTggtgaaaacagaaaatgtcagATTCATCATTAAAGGCCTTGCTAACCTTTAATTACCTTTAAGGccttcaatcagagggtggtgaatctgtggaattcattgccacagaagtctgtggaggccaagtcagttgatatttttaaggttatTGACAGATTCGTGATTGGATGTAAGGGGTTGtgagaagaaagcaggagaatgggattgagagggaaagatggatcagctatgattgaaaatggtagagtagacttgatgggccgaatagcctaatcctgCTCTGTAACATATGAACTTACATGATAGTGCCAACAATATTTAAACGTATTTTCAGTTTTAGTGATCTGTGTACCTTTGAAGTTAAAGATGAGTGTCACAACACAGTCTCGGCCCCAGGGTAATTCGCTGTCACACTGCACTGCATTCGCAGTGATGTCGTAACGCAGATATTTCTTTTTGCCCTGATTAAACATGTTGATGTTGGGATGAATAGCCAGGTGTATCACCCATTTTTCACTCTCTGTGATTGCCTGGGCAAAACAAGTGATATTATCCTCTGCTCCTCCCAAGTAACGTTTTGTCTCCTCAGATTGGAAGGAGACCTTGCCATCTGCATGTGTGATCATCACAAACTTGTTATAAGGATTAGGAATCTCCTGATCACATGTGATCTTCCCATTATTATCTCCAGCTAAGTACCTCCTCAGAGAACTCCTGACATGGACCATAGGAGAACTTTCCTTCAAAAACTCAATGGTCCAAATCTGTTTTATCTTCAACATATTACTGGTAGCATTCACTCTGAAATTGAAATTCTCTGCTGTCAGGTATTTCTGGGCTGAATTGATCAGACCAACTGGAAGCACTCTGTAAACCATCTTCCCTTGTCGTACTTTAAGCTACGGGTTTACCACTGCGGGGTTACTTTAACAACTTTGTGACATCAGAGTATTGGAGCAGGGTAACTACAGTGATGGAACATACCTTTATGACATCAGGCAAAATCACTGTGAAACAAGTGCATAAAACATAAAGATTGTTATATCACAAGTTGTAAAGTATGAAAAACTGCCATGGCGGGAATATCTCTGAATTCTAGCCTctcaatttaaaattaaatacttTTTCCAAACAAAAACATTGATTTGGTAATTCCTAACCAGGTTACTGTTGGCTTAGTTGTTTATCTAAATTGAAGTTTACCCAAATTAAATTAAGTTAGTAGCAAAATAACAAAACATGAGGATAAAATATTATTTGCCCTATTGCCAGACAGAATCACATCTCGTATAGCTAAATAAATTGGAAAAGTTGACTAGAAAAACCTTTCATGTCCAAGAGAAGTGATGATTAAGGTATTTTCCCCATTGTCCTTGTGTACCATGGTCTAGAAGCTATGAATTGGGAGTTGCTTTTATAATTCTACCTCTCTCAGCCACCAAATCTAACCCAGAAGGATGGTCCAGTCTCTCGCTTGCTTAAAATTTAATTTACAGAAAATTATTGTAGTTAACATGTAGCAAGAGTGAAGAAACATTGGTCAGAAACTTAAGTGAACGAAGAACCATGAATACGATCTATGATTTATTTATCATGCAGCACATCGCCTTATGGTCTgatgcaaagatcttatagcagagctatagaATCTTTGGTCTGATGATCTGCAGTCTCCACAGTCAATTATTGTTAAATTAATTTATCTCCCTCTTGATGTTTAAAATAATGCAATTTTGAATGTTCAGAAGTTTCCTTATTGCAATGATCACCTGAGCGACGTACCCTGGAAGACAAAGCGATGTAAGTGACAATGTAATAACAAATTTAGGCAACGATAAATGCACCTCGAGTCACTAATAGTGAACTTAATAGCAAAACAGCAATGAATAAAATGACATATGTGAGCACATGTACTACAACAAAGATATCTCAGCAAGCCATTGTTGTATTAAATCTGCTGCTTTAAAACACTGAATCATAAACACTCAGCATGAAAGGAGGCACAAAATTTATTACAAACAGTTGACCTTACAAAGCAAAAACATAAAAATCAGACATTAGGGAAGtatctgtggggggaaaaaaaagagtcAATGTTTCAAGGATGGAGGCCCTTCATCGAAACTGTTCAGGTGACAACCCTCCGACCTGAAATATGAGTTTGTTTCAAAAGATTCACAATTTTATTAAAGAAAATTCCAccttttttacattttaattgggCAACATCTTATCCTGAAGCGTTCCAGATTAGCCCATGAATTGAAATATATTCTCAGCATTTATCCAACCAAACCCTTCAGAATCCTAAACATTTCAATAAGATAATTTCTCATTCTTCTATCTCCAATGAGTACTGGCCCAACCTGCTTCAACTTTCCTCATAAGATCCCTTCATCTCAGGAAACTTAGTGAACTTTCTCGGAATTGCTTTTAATTTAAACATTTTCCTTTTATAAGGAAACTAAAACTGTGCACTTTTGAAGGCATGGGCTAATTCATATCTTGTACAAATGCTGTAAGCCACTTTTGTACTATGCCAGAggtctgcaatttattttttgttgttgcttgtTATACTTGTTCGAAAACTGTGCCTCTTGTACAAGAACACGCTCAGCAGCACATAAGCATTGTATAATCACTCTCCATATATTCTattcctaaacatcacctatccgtgctctccagggatgctgcctgacctgctgagttacttcagtattttgcatCTTTCCTCTGCATAGTTCTACATTAACCCAATGCTTGTGCAGTAGCCTCTATATGTGCCTTGTCAAATGTGATTAtggaaactgaaataaatttattTACCAGCTGCCTTTATCCACTTTGTTTGTTATATCcaataaatatatcaaatataattTCTTAGATAAAACCATGTTTGTTGAGTCTGTTTGATTACATTAATTTTCCAAGTGTTCTGCTATTATTTCTTTGGTAATGTTTTCTTGTGTTTCCCCAACATGTCAGACTAATTGGTCGAACACATATTGCTCACtgtctccttcctttcttaattAGGCATGGTGCAATCTGCTTCAACCTTTCCAGCTCAAAGATTACAAACAATGCCTTCATTATCTCTGCAGCCATATCCAGGATGCAGGTCACCAGGTTCAAGAGACTTACCGGCCTTTTGTGTCATTGGATTCTCagatccttttctcaagagatggatttttttttaaatagtcctCTTCCTTTTGCTCTCAGATATTCCACTGTAGATGGAATGCTATAACTGAAGGCACAAAGAAAATACTTATTCAAAGTCTCTGCTGTTTCCTTTCTTTCCATTAATTCTTAAATCATTTTCTAAAGAACCAACACGTATCTTACCTCCTCACTTTTTATAGGCTTGTATAAAAGCTTTTAGTATTTTCTTTTCTATTATCTCCTGCTGGGGGTGGATGATCAACACAGTATATAGTACTCTAGCTACAACCTAACGAGTACAGAAATTCCAGACTCAACTAGTAAATACTAATAACCCTTCTGTCCGTTTAGCATTTTTGCTTCCTACATATGTTTAACAATCCTACACGTTTAAAGGTATGTTTAAAGTGTTACTCCACACATCTCAATTCCTACTAAAATTCTGGGCACTCATTTTGATTCTCTTCCCCTATATCCCTCATTTTTAATTGTCTTGAACAAAGGTAATGGATCCCATAACTCACTAACTGCTATTTTGCAAATGAATTTCCAAATTTTTGTGGGCCATGTTTTCAATTCAGGttgaataattttaaaaatatttgcaaattGGATTATCAAGGAACCTAGCTTTACTAGATTTGTGAGCATAATATGCAGTTGGATAGGACATAAGTTTGGTCCGAGGGTACCCACGACTTCAATTCATTGTATGTGATCCTTGTGGAAAGTTAGCTGCAGATGTGTCTCATCTGTAGGTTGTTCCTCTACAAATGCAGCTCTTGAAAATAAAAAGACAGCAAGGTATCAGGAATCTACATTTTAATGCACAGGAGTGTATTTTGTGTCACTAAAATATACAGATTAACAAGCTACAAAAGAAAACACgcaacaatttaatttttttaatttcacagtAAACGCACAAGCACAGTACAAAGTCACTGACAAATTGCTTGTCATTAAATTGGTAcaactaaaaaaaatattttttaccatTTTAAAAAAGAAAGCAGAAAACTGTCCCaagtgaagaaagattgaaattCTATGTGGAATGCTTTAGTTCTTCCATCATTTCTCCTgcattcctctcctcccctctagtACTGGCACCAACTGCAGCAGCACCAGGCCAGCAGGTGCCAACCCAGCTGCAAGTCTCAGGATATTCATGGTATTCTCATTTCAAACTCTCCAAAATGCAAAGCACGA contains:
- the LOC129705789 gene encoding fascin-like, which produces MVYRVLPVGLINSAQKYLTAENFNFRVNATSNMLKIKQIWTIEFLKESSPMVHVRSSLRRYLAGDNNGKITCDQEIPNPYNKFVMITHADGKVSFQSEETKRYLGGAEDNITCFAQAITESEKWVIHLAIHPNINMFNQGKKKYLRYDITANAVQCDSELPWGRDCVVTLIFNFKEKKYSIRTSCGDLIACNGKLEGYQSSRTLYIPEIRCGMFCLKDTDGRFLSGRDNYIRTFKCDSPSLDELFSPDPSLGQVTIRSLFSCKYVSISPDADVHALQTQVTDTEIFQIIINNTTRKACFLGFGKDYLSVGPQNTIVGSPILTDDCWFNIVYNGPKVTIKTGDGKLLITNSTGQLVVGYFSADISQEFILKLVNRPLLILQSDFGFVAFGCGTQRLDGDRPMYEASRMTSDEDGYYQFKLVSTDKYWEMDKDGYVSGTGEQPINFIIQLVGSNVLILKAPNGKYMITQQSGDFKATGEDAKSATMFLY